The Methanobrevibacter wolinii SH genomic interval ATATTGATTATATTACAGAAGGTGAAAAACCAGTAATACGTTTATTTGGTAGAGAACCAGGTGAAAATCCTAAAAGAATCATTGCATTTGATAATAGTTTTGAACCATATTTTTATATTGAACCAAATGATATTAATCAATGTTTAAAAGATTTAGAAAAATATGATACTCAAAATATTGAAATTGTAGATAAAAAAGACTTCCAAGTTCCTAAAAAATTTATTAAAATAACTTTTACTCATCCTCAAGAGGTTCCAAAATATAGGGATGAAATTAGAAATTTAGATTCTGTTGTTGATATACGTGAACATGATATTCCATTTTATCGTCGTTATCTTATAGATAATGATATTGTTCCCATGAGTCTTATTAGTGTTAAAGGAGATATTATAGAATCTCATGATTCTATAAGTAATAATTATGATAATCTTGAGATAATTAATCTTTCAGATGTCCCTAAATCTTTAAATGAATCAATTTCTGATTTTAGAATACTTGCTTTTGATTTAGAAGTTTATAATCCAAGAGGCTTACCTAATTCTGATATTGATGAGATTATTATGATTGGTCTTAATAGTAATTTTGGTATTCGAAAGGTATTATCTACTAAAACAAAGATTAATGATAATGATTCATTTGTAGAAAAATTTAATTCTGAAAAGGAAATGATTGAAGAATTTGTAAAAATTATTAAAGACAATCAAATTGATATTATTGTAGGATATAATTCAGATAATTTTGATTTTCCATATCTTAATGATAGGGCTAAATTATATGGAATTGATCTTGATTTAAGTATGGATGGTTCTTCAATTAAATTTATAAAAAGAGGATTTGCAGATGCTGCATCATTTAAAGGTCTTTTACATATTGATTTATATCTTGTAATGAGAAGGTATATGACTTTAGATAGATATACTTTAGAAAGAGTTTATTATGAGTTATTTGGAG includes:
- a CDS encoding DNA-directed DNA polymerase, producing MEREMIVLDIDYITEGEKPVIRLFGREPGENPKRIIAFDNSFEPYFYIEPNDINQCLKDLEKYDTQNIEIVDKKDFQVPKKFIKITFTHPQEVPKYRDEIRNLDSVVDIREHDIPFYRRYLIDNDIVPMSLISVKGDIIESHDSISNNYDNLEIINLSDVPKSLNESISDFRILAFDLEVYNPRGLPNSDIDEIIMIGLNSNFGIRKVLSTKTKINDNDSFVEKFNSEKEMIEEFVKIIKDNQIDIIVGYNSDNFDFPYLNDRAKLYGIDLDLSMDGSSIKFIKRGFADAASFKGLLHIDLYLVMRRYMTLDRYTLERVYYELFGEEKKDVPGEIIWKYWDSDNEYLDELFDYSLDDVVSTLMISQQTLPLNLELTRIVGQPFFDITRMTTGQQAEWYLVKRAYAINEIIPNKPSAGDKSRVHDKNEGGFVKEPEPGLHENLVQFDFRSLYPSIIISKNICPDVLVTDGGNPLDITDDAFPDEERYYVCPQHKHKFLKSPKGFIPSVIGDILRERLKIKKQMKKSTNSTEKKVLNIQQLAIKRLINTMYGVYGYSRFRWYSFECAQAITAWGREYILYTIETAKKYGFYAIYADTDGFYAEYRGNKKE